The genomic interval cataattattaGATCATTGTTTTTCAACGCATTTTAATAtacaatgtatatataattcaaaaattcaaattagtCGTGAGTGCTAGTATCAGCTagcgaaaaaaaaatcccTCACGCGCGCATCTCTACCATGTTGGGTCTTAATTCCTGCTGCCTTGACGTAGCCTTGACATTTACTCTAAGGAGGAAAAACCCTAAAAACCTCTTTACTCCTACCGTTAAGTTCTTTATGCAATCACTTTAAAAATTGGCAggtaaaatttgcaaaaatttaaCCAACCAACGAAATTGAATGACAcaacataacaacaacaagaacaaacacAACGCTGAATGAAATTCCAATAAGACGCTGCGCTGCTCTGCCCGCCTGCGCTGCTCTGCTGCAGAGTATGAGTCAACAAGGTTGCGAGTGACGAAATATGGCAGAGCAGTAGAGGAAATCAGGATGATGACTTTTGTTTTCAGGCAAGCGGGCCGTAGAAGAGCAACAATTTGATTATTGCTGCTCTCGTTCTTTCTGCTCTGGTTGGCAATTTTTGGTGTTTTTATTGTTCTTGCAGCTGCTATTTGATGTTTTGTCTGCGACGCAATTGCACAAACGGGAAAAGAATTTTTGTACATTACGCTTTGCgattgttttttgctttttttttgcgcagATTTGGTTTACATACATGtgatttcgttttgtgctatGCTTCAAAGTCAAGTGTCAAAGACGCAGGCAGCATAAGCAGcactctttttgttgttgctgtagtagtatcacaaaataaaaagcagcgAAAAAAAGGCAAcgtacaaacatacacacacagacacaactGGTACGCAggtcacatacacacatatacgatTTGTATTTTGGCTGCGCAAACTTTTCCACgggtatatatacatacataggcaaacgtatgtgtgtgtacatatatatgtcgtCCCGTTTCTCCATTTCATACCACGACAATTGTCGAAGTGTGTGTACTTTTCTTACCTTTTAAAATCTCTCATAAGACGTCTGCGTGCGGGTGTTGACATGTTCTACAACGTTACTACCACTTGTGTTAAATGTAAACTATAACGTTTACGCAATGCGATTTTTTATAAACAGAAACAGtgaaattttgtaattttatttttaattgaggGCACTGAGCAGCGTAAGAAAATGTATCGATACTTCGCACATACCCAACGTTATAATGCTCGATACTCGATATCTTAATGGGCTGCCAGCTTGACGCTATCGCGTTACGATAACACAATAGACTGTCCACTTAGCAGCCGCACTCCTCCAGTTTACAGTGACTCCACACATACCAGTCAACTTTTTTCAAGCAGTCCGTTTTCCCTTCAATATATGAAATTTtatcttaaaaacaatttggcgAATTAACTGTATGTAGGTGTTGTTAATTGAAacgtttatattatatatattcaacaaATGtccattaaatttaatttcgatgattttttatCTGGTAAATACTTGCTGTTAATAACAGTCCCGTCAATACTAATGTTATGCATACTGCTATTATTTCCTTTTAACATTTCCCTGAAgatgaaaacaaaacgaaatgcagGCAAAAATGTTGCGGCAAAAGACGAAAACGCTCAAAAAGTaatgaacaaatttaaattttgcgtgaaaaaatcaattttaactGCAAAATATTACTGTGCGATAAAGGTAAGTAGTTCAGCCTGACAATGgcagtgtatatatattttgttgtcaaATTGTGTCAAATTGAGAAGAAATCGTTTTCTGTTCcattaaagtttatttatgaattataTTAGAACTAATATAGAGAAATTAACTGTATCACAAGCAATAGCAtatagaaaattaagtatataatttaattaaactggAAACAGTTCATTGTAGGTAAAATTCTCCAGGATTTTAGTGGCAATCGCCAGGAACTTAACCTCCAGTGCGCGAGCTATGGGCGCTATCACCTCATTCGTGAAGAGCTCAAAATTCTCATTGATCGTCTGATTGATAACATCGCCCAACACCTTGTCGCCATTGAAGAGATTCTCCAGACGCAGACGCCCTTTGCCAGTGCGTATCTTCAATGCAAATTCCTTCACCTCAAAGTAGTCAATGTCGTTGACATTCCTAACGTCGTATGTGATGCGCACATAAGCCACAAAATTTGTAAAGTTACCGACAAAGGGCCCGTTACCCTTGATGGGCAATGCTAATATATTGCCATTAATATCATATTGGCCATCGCCCTGCAGCAGCGGTAAAAGCAGCTCGAAATCAAAGCGTCTGTTCTGTGTGGAGGCGCGCATTTTGGTTATCTCAAAGTTTGACGCACCAAAGATGTTCAATTTTTTGGCCTTGACTGTAATACCGCTGCTGCCGCCCTCGAGTATGTTCAGATCACCAATGTAGAGTGGCTCCAAAGCGGGCACATTGATCTCCTTGATGCCCTTACCCAAGTATGGACGCAAATTGTGCACACTCTGCTTCACGCACTTGGACAGCTCGGGATCGTTGCGATGACAGATCTTGATATAGTCAGCTAAATAGAGAAGAGATAGAATGTAAAATCTGGTAAGTATGTGAAGTTTATACAGCCTGATTAGTTTACTCACGCATGTTTCCTGCACAGGCATAGCCAAAGCAGCAGAGCAGAAGAGTGGCTGCTATTAATCTTGATTCCATTTTAAGCTTGGGCTTGATTTGAATCACCTGCAAAGAGTGAGTTGCATAGAGATAATGAGCTTGGGGGTAAAATACCAAGTAAGCTTAACAACTTCGACTTCAACTAAAGGCTCTGCTAATGTCCGATCATTATAGGTTTTGTAAATTCATGCTCATTACTCCTAAGTTTATTGACGTCACAGCAACAAAGTTGGTTAACTAATAGATGACAATTTTATTGGCTCAAGACGCATTCACTAGCCACTAGCCAGCACTTAAGTGCAGCCGCCCAACAATGCAATTCATATAATCATTCACCAGTCGCTGCTGATTATAGACGTTATGATTACAGCTTTGCCAGCCAATAAGTAGTAGGTATTTTAGCTTCGCAATTTGCATACGAAAGTCTGCTCTTGTTTAGATTTCTTTCTAGCGTCTTATAATAGACTGACATTGTTGATTATTGTCCATAAAAATTAAGTATAGAGTGTCTGGTATGAAGAGCTAGTGAGTTGGGCTCGACAGAGGCCTAGCTGGGGCCGCCAGACGGGTCGCAGGTTGCGGATAGCGAACGGCCTCCTACCGGAGGTTAGCTGTGAATAAGCGCGACCAACCGCAAATAAGCAGTCCCGGACAGCCAGCGGATGCGTGGCAGTAACCATGGCATTGACAAGGCGCTTGTGTTGCCGCCTTCAAAAGCATAGcttcacactcacacacacacacacacacactcactcctGGGCTGGACTAAGGTGTCAGTCGACCCGTGCCGAGAGTCAGCCTGGCTGGGGGCCCAGGTTCAACAAAACAAGCCCAGTTTCGAACGGAGAGCTCAGGCAAGTGGCGAACGCCTGTTCTATGTAGCCTTGCTCGGGTACTGCGGATCTCTGCCCGAGTCGACTGATTCTAATCTCCGCCACTCGTGGGAACAAAACAAGATGAAATCAACTAAACAAACCCAAAAACGGGAGTACGGTCCTCCCAATAAACGACCGAGAGAAACTACCAGTTTCGCCAAGGGAAGAGGAGCTCATTGGAGCATGAGCAACCGCTCAGCTGGCTCTAGCAAATCATCGGGCATCAGGCAAGCACCAACAATGCCTGGCCAACCTGACGGCAGCCCGATTGTAAGCCGAAGACCAGCTAATTTTTCAAGGCCCGACCCATCAAAAGCTACCAAATTTGATGAATCCAAGGCCAAGCGCATATTAAAGCGTAATGCAATTGCACCGATTACAGAGGATCAGGCTTCGTCGAGGGAAGATTATCTGAAAATTCAAGAGGATATCGCGTGGGCAAGAGCTGTGCTTCCAAACTTTGAATGTGGCTTTACGAACCAACGTGATGAGCCAGGAGATGTTGAGCCCCTGGTGGAAACTTTGATTGTGGAAGTTAAAAATACTGCGCCGAACCGACCCCACGCAATAGAAGAGCCACCCAGAAGATTAGATCAATTGGATGCAGATGATCAGATAGGCACCCAACAGCAAGTTGATGCTTCCGCATCGAATCGCGTCCGGTCGCATGAAACCCCCTTGAGACAATTTGCAAAAGTTGCAAGAGGACGCAAAATAATCGGCGTCATCGACAACAGCCAGCCAGATGGTAAGATCCCTCGAAACCAATGGGGTTGGATTCAGGCCTCGATGGCTTCCGTTGCACTGGAAGTATTGCGGAATAACCCAGGTCTGCCACCATCGTGTACGGATATTGGCTGGTTTCAAGGAACCACCAAACTAATTGCCTGCGACAATGATAGATCTGCCCTGCTTTAT from Drosophila virilis strain 15010-1051.87 chromosome 2, Dvir_AGI_RSII-ME, whole genome shotgun sequence carries:
- the LOC116650280 gene encoding uncharacterized protein, producing MKSTKQTQKREYGPPNKRPRETTSFAKGRGAHWSMSNRSAGSSKSSGIRQAPTMPGQPDGSPIVSRRPANFSRPDPSKATKFDESKAKRILKRNAIAPITEDQASSREDYLKIQEDIAWARAVLPNFECGFTNQRDEPGDVEPLVETLIVEVKNTAPNRPHAIEEPPRRLDQLDADDQIGTQQQVDASASNRVRSHETPLRQFAKVARGRKIIGVIDNSQPDGKIPRNQWGWIQASMASVALEVLRNNPGLPPSCTDIGWFQGTTKLIACDNDRSALLYKEAITKIGEVYPGAQLEVIDVQDIPSRPWATAWLPETPSESRDILELMTTFNPELPTTDWKVIKAVRFREAAMEVIFQISHESILYLTRCDGQLSYGFNKIHMKYYRTPCEALSNLEAFAAAVDPPSDDEMEARDNLLNEDISGYLSSESDCGGSPHSL
- the Jhbp3 gene encoding protein takeout, coding for MESRLIAATLLLCCFGYACAGNMPDYIKICHRNDPELSKCVKQSVHNLRPYLGKGIKEINVPALEPLYIGDLNILEGGSSGITVKAKKLNIFGASNFEITKMRASTQNRRFDFELLLPLLQGDGQYDINGNILALPIKGNGPFVGNFTNFVAYVRITYDVRNVNDIDYFEVKEFALKIRTGKGRLRLENLFNGDKVLGDVINQTINENFELFTNEVIAPIARALEVKFLAIATKILENFTYNELFPV